Proteins encoded by one window of Misgurnus anguillicaudatus chromosome 4, ASM2758022v2, whole genome shotgun sequence:
- the pmp22b gene encoding peripheral myelin protein 22b — protein sequence MLLLLVGIVFLHIAALVLLFVSTIVSAWVVNPASSSDLWINCTTIEQVTNCNAADSGVWIQAVQALMILSIIFSILSLFLFFCQLFTLQKGGRFFLTGAFQILASLFVMCGAIIYTVMNIEWVHSSLSYGFSYILAWVAFPLAFISGLIYVILRKRE from the exons ATGTTGCTCCTGTTAGTGGGAATCGTCTTCCTGCACATTGCAGCGCTCGTCCTGCTCTTCGTGTCCACTATAGTCAGCG CATGGGTTGTCAacccagccagcagctctgATCTCTGGATAAACTGCACCACAATAGAGCAAGTGACTAATTGTAACGCTGCAGATTCTGGAG TATGGATTCAGGCGGTCCAAGCCCTCATGATCCTGTCCATCATCTTCAGTATCCTCTCTCTCTTCCTGTTTTTCTGCCAGCTTTTCACGCTTCAGAAGGGCGGACGCTTCTTCCTCACTGGAGCTTTTCAGATCTTAGCTA GTCTTTTCGTCATGTGTGGAGCTATCATTTATACGGTTATGAACATCGAGTGGGTCCATTCATCATTGTCTTACGGCTTTTCCTATATCCTGGCCTGGGTGGCCTTCCCTCTGGCATTCATAAGCGGTTTAATCTACGTCATTTTGAGAAAACGAGAGTGA